Part of the Passer domesticus isolate bPasDom1 chromosome 8, bPasDom1.hap1, whole genome shotgun sequence genome is shown below.
ACCCAGGGCCTCGTGCACTGGAGGCAGGGGAAAAGCCTGAATTCCCCAGTGCAGCTGACGGTTTTGCAGGGTTCATTTGAGCCCAAGAAGAGGCTGAGTGTAGAAAGAAGAGGCAGGAATCCCCTTGATGCCAAGTGGGGGTGAGTTTCCCCTTTACCACTGTCACAGAGTTCTTGCCTCTCATAAATGTATCACcagaatttctcattttccacCCTGTTCTTCCTAGCAagttttcccacttttttctTCACAGTCGATCCCAGATCACACATCACCTTCCTGTGGTcccacagctgcccctgccTGCTGAGCTTGAAGGCTTTAAtctgtccctgagtgtcccttgGACACCTGCCCAGGCTGGTCCAGGGGACCcgtctcagcagggctgctgcttccTACCCAAAGAGGAAACTTGCTGAAGTTCTGGGGCTGTgaagcagcagcaacaaaaccttcctcctctccctcattTCCTCTTCTAAGAGGGTAACAAGCCCTGGTTTTTAAGGAAGGCATCACCTTTAGGCTTTTCTCATTTAATCACTAAGGTTGGAAAATCCTTctaaggtcatcaagtccaaccatcaacTCAATACCTCCACCAGGTTCACCACTAAGCCACGTCCTcaaatgccacatccacagggttTTTGATCCCTGCCAGGGATGGTCACTCCACCAGTTCACTGATTTTGGAAAGGAGACAAACACTGTAGGTCTCTCCTCATCCCTTCAGCATGAGGAGTCCTGTTCTGGAAACAGGGAGCTGTCACACCCTGACCTGCTCCTTTCAGCCCCTTAAAGCctggcttttgaaaacaaaacacaccaaaactggagTGAAAGATGCTTTCTCTCCACCATGCCAAGCTCTGGCAGTGTgcaggctgccagccctgctccggAGCTGCAGTGAACAGCTGCTGCTCGTGGAGATGACAGCTCCGGAGGCTCCGAGGGAAAACTGCCCGAGCACCGAGCACCGAGCTCTCCCACACGTGCAGAGGCACTTGCTAAGCCCCAATAACTGTGCTGCAGGGGATCTTTTGCCTTCTTATTGTGCAGGGATTAAAGCCTGGCTGCCTTGATCAGAAAGCTGTCCTGATTGCTCACAAACTCTCAGCCTCCCCAGTTAAAACTGATTTAAAGAGACAGGAAAAGCAATGAGAAATCAGCTCACGCTCCATCCTTTAAAACAAACTTAATTTTGACACCTAATTATGTGCAAGTCAGATTCATTCCTATTCCCTTTGCCAAGCTGCTTTTTAGTTTTGATCTCACAGGGTactcaccctcacagggagggagGCTTTGAGAAACTCCTGGAGAGGAGAAAGGCTGGGGGAATAAAGGTACCTGCAGCACGATGCTGCCTCTGCCCCTCACCTGCTCTGTGACCTTGGGCATGTGGGCTTTGATTTCCCTACTTTTAAAGGAAGGGAAGCAATCAGTTTCCTCCTCCACATGGTATTTGGAGACACGGAACTGCAAAGTGCTGAACCCGAGCAGTAAAACCATTCCCGTAGCCTAATGACAGCTCCAGAGAAGTAGCAGAATATATCCATTTCCCCCATCTCTTTAAGCAGGGctgaggaagagaaaagaaagcccctgccctggctgagagcaagcagcagcactgcaagtGATGCACTGAAAAGTAGGGAACACGCTGGAGTGCAGGAATTCATTTACAAGGCTAGTTTGCAAATTAATGGCTAAATCAATTAAATGAAAGCATGGGATTTCTCTTGAGGAAAGTCTAGTCACGGTGGcagggagaaggggaggggTTGTGGAGCAGGGATGACATAATCACGTTTGCGAATCACCAGCAGTGTGCATGCTTTAATCCATTAATGGGGTTTTTATCTGTGATCATAAAAAGCAGGTTACATTCAGCCTGGAAGGGAGCGAGGGttggaggagaggggaggggagagaaagactgagagggagagagaggcagAAAGCAAGGGAGAAAGAGAGCACAATTCGCTCGGTGGATTGCTTGCAAGCTTGGGGCTGATAATTAGGGATCTCAGGAGAGCAGCTTCTCAGAACAGCACGCTCTCCTCCAAATGGACCGACGGCAGACAGTGGTTCAGCCCTGCTGATATTTTTTAAGCCCTCCTTGCAGTTTGATGGGCATTCCCAGTGCTTTTGTGCACGTCTCGGGAAGCGTTGACGTGGAAAGGAGCAGCGAGGAGGGGGAGGTTGGAGGAGAAAACTGCAGCTCCTCTAAAAATACGGAGGGCATGCACGGgagccagcaggctggggaggagggcgAGGCGGGGGCACCTCGCACCATGGTCCCCCGGTGCCAGCGCGGCGCAGTTTCGGAGATGTCCCTGCTGTGACTGGACGCACCATGAGcatctgggagctgctcctggctttcGTGGTGGTGGTGCTGATGCTCGTGGCCCTGCTGGCCAACGTGCTGGTGCTGATGTGCTTCCTGTACAGCGCCGACATCCGCAAGCAGGTCCCGGGATTGTTCATCCTCAACCTCACCTTCTGCAACCTGTTGATGGCCGTCTCGAGCATGCCCCTGACCTTGGCTGGGATCATTTACAAAAGTCAGCCAGCGGGAGATGAGGTCTGCCACGTTGTGGGCTTCCTGGAGACTTTCCTCACCACCAACTCCATGCTGAGCATGGCAGCTTTGAGCATTGACAGGTGGATTGCCGTGGTCTTCCCTCTAAGCTATCACTCCAAAATGAGGTACCGAGATGCTGCTCTCATTCTGAGCTACACGTGGCTGCACTCGGCGTCCTTCCCCATAGTGGCAGCTTCTCTCTCCTGGGTGGGTTTCCATCACCTCTACGCCTCCTGCACGCTCTACAGCAAGAGACCAGAGGATAGGACACAGTTTGTGATTTTCACTGGGGTCTTT
Proteins encoded:
- the GPR26 gene encoding G-protein coupled receptor 26; this encodes MSIWELLLAFVVVVLMLVALLANVLVLMCFLYSADIRKQVPGLFILNLTFCNLLMAVSSMPLTLAGIIYKSQPAGDEVCHVVGFLETFLTTNSMLSMAALSIDRWIAVVFPLSYHSKMRYRDAALILSYTWLHSASFPIVAASLSWVGFHHLYASCTLYSKRPEDRTQFVIFTGVFHALSFLLSLVVLCFTYLKVLKVARFHCKRIDVITMQTLVLLVDIHPSVRERCLEEQRRRRQRATKKISTFIGTFILCFAPYVITRLVELSSVVHINSHWGIISKCLAYSKAVSDPFVYSLLRHQYKKTWKDIINKILKRSSINSSALAGESHNRNLPQLNE